One Blastocatellia bacterium DNA segment encodes these proteins:
- a CDS encoding acetate--CoA ligase family protein: MTEKRHPLDPIFKPRSIAVIGASRKKGSIGWEILHNIVEYEFNGKVFPVNPHAEVIHSIKCFPSVLDIPDPVDLAIIVVPKEEVLRVVEECGRKGVRGLVVITAGFKETGPIGFEREQKLVEKIRQYGMRMIGPNCMGIINTDPTVRLNATFAPTRPLPGRIGFTSQSGALGAAILNVAERLGLGFSMFVSMGNKADVSGNDLLEYWEDDPHTDVILMYLESFGNPRKFTQLARRVTKKKPIIAVKAGRTAAGARAASSHTGALAGLDIATEALLEQCGVLRALSIEDLFDLAMAFVHCPIPSGNRVAILTNAGGPAIMATDACVNFGLKIAELAPRTRAQLRARLPEECTVENPVDLIASADATTYRFALDLLLADENVDAAIVIFVPPIMVNPHEIADAIADVTAQHEKPVLGVFMAPEDFFRQMHQRPSRTFPIYQFPESAARALSALVAYRERRDREDGEIRTFEVGREIVEHIFATVRREGRTELNSAEALTVLDAYGVPVCRFGFARTLKDALTAAHEIGYPVVLKVLARTLTHKSEIGGVIVDVRTDEELIRSFQTLMERVERHGLNEALYGVLVQEMIRGGREVILGVLQDPQFGPLIMFGLGGIYVESLADVVFRVWPITDRDAREMIRSIRSFPILKGTRGESPVDFLALEEALMRLSQLAGDFPEIAELDVNPFLASSVPGASKAVDARIRLK, translated from the coding sequence ATGACGGAAAAGCGACATCCGCTCGATCCGATCTTCAAGCCGCGCTCCATCGCCGTCATCGGCGCTTCCCGAAAGAAGGGATCCATCGGATGGGAGATCCTCCACAATATTGTCGAGTACGAGTTCAACGGCAAGGTCTTTCCCGTGAACCCCCACGCCGAGGTCATTCACTCCATCAAATGCTTCCCCAGCGTTCTCGACATCCCGGATCCGGTGGACTTGGCGATCATCGTCGTCCCGAAAGAGGAGGTCCTTCGGGTCGTAGAGGAATGTGGGCGGAAGGGCGTGCGCGGCTTGGTCGTCATCACGGCCGGTTTCAAAGAGACCGGTCCCATAGGGTTCGAACGCGAGCAGAAGCTCGTCGAGAAGATCCGACAGTATGGCATGCGCATGATCGGTCCAAACTGCATGGGGATCATCAACACAGATCCGACCGTGCGATTGAACGCGACTTTTGCGCCGACGCGTCCTCTGCCTGGACGCATCGGATTCACGTCGCAATCGGGTGCCCTCGGGGCAGCTATCCTGAATGTGGCGGAACGTCTTGGTCTCGGCTTCTCTATGTTCGTCTCGATGGGCAATAAGGCCGATGTCTCCGGCAATGACCTACTCGAGTATTGGGAGGACGACCCCCACACGGACGTCATCCTCATGTACTTGGAGTCCTTCGGAAATCCCCGAAAGTTCACGCAACTGGCACGACGCGTGACGAAGAAGAAACCGATCATCGCCGTGAAAGCGGGACGTACGGCCGCTGGCGCGCGCGCGGCTTCTTCCCATACCGGGGCTCTCGCTGGGCTCGACATCGCGACCGAGGCGTTGCTTGAACAATGTGGGGTACTGCGCGCGCTCTCGATCGAAGATCTGTTCGACCTGGCGATGGCCTTCGTCCATTGCCCGATCCCGAGCGGGAACCGCGTGGCCATCCTCACCAATGCCGGGGGCCCGGCCATCATGGCGACGGACGCATGCGTCAACTTCGGCTTGAAGATCGCCGAGCTGGCGCCACGCACCCGTGCGCAATTGCGCGCGCGCTTGCCCGAAGAATGCACGGTCGAGAACCCCGTTGATCTCATCGCGAGCGCCGATGCGACGACCTATCGCTTCGCCCTCGATCTCCTGCTCGCGGACGAGAACGTGGACGCCGCGATCGTCATCTTCGTCCCCCCGATCATGGTGAATCCACACGAAATCGCCGACGCAATCGCCGACGTCACGGCCCAACATGAGAAACCGGTGCTCGGCGTCTTCATGGCGCCGGAGGACTTCTTCCGCCAGATGCACCAACGTCCGAGCCGCACCTTCCCCATCTATCAGTTCCCGGAATCCGCCGCCCGCGCGCTCTCAGCCTTAGTCGCGTACCGAGAGCGTCGCGATCGGGAGGACGGAGAGATCCGCACCTTCGAGGTCGGACGGGAGATCGTCGAGCATATCTTCGCAACCGTTCGCCGAGAAGGACGAACGGAGTTGAACTCCGCCGAAGCGCTCACTGTCTTGGACGCCTACGGCGTGCCCGTCTGCCGCTTCGGCTTTGCGCGCACGCTGAAAGATGCGCTGACCGCCGCTCACGAGATCGGATACCCGGTCGTTCTGAAAGTCCTCGCCCGCACCCTGACGCACAAGTCGGAGATCGGTGGCGTCATCGTGGACGTGCGCACGGACGAGGAGCTCATTCGTAGCTTCCAAACACTCATGGAACGCGTCGAGCGCCATGGGTTGAACGAGGCGCTTTATGGAGTGCTCGTCCAAGAGATGATCCGCGGCGGTCGCGAGGTCATCCTGGGCGTCCTCCAAGATCCCCAGTTCGGGCCGCTGATCATGTTCGGACTCGGAGGCATCTACGTGGAATCTTTGGCCGATGTCGTCTTCCGCGTCTGGCCGATTACCGATCGCGATGCCCGTGAGATGATCCGCTCGATTCGCAGTTTCCCCATCCTTAAAGGGACCAGAGGGGAATCCCCCGTGGATTTCCTCGCACTGGAAGAAGCCCTGATGCGCCTCTCGCAATTAGCCGGGGACTTTCCCGAGATCGCGGAACTAGACGTGAATCCCTTCCTCGCGTCCTCCGTCCCAGGGGCCAGCAAGGCTGTGGATGCTCGCATCCGGCTGAAATAG
- a CDS encoding response regulator has protein sequence MPAPGGVDTIPPVSGMEKLGESVDYRYYLDLLRRGKWTILASALLCLGLAFLSGFLRTPLYQAQATVSVELPPAPVDPTQALMAPQYNSYFDYEYYFQTQLRILSGNTLALRAADALARLPQYQGRRREELAAELQASVTPRQVENTRIIAIAVTRESPEEAALWANTIAETYIEANLEERKKSFQETIAALKALLERAEANQAQVIERLQQVAWEFGLVPTEATGGKVDTSALEAATRILSEAQRERQQAEARYQQALAARETPQRIAALLSGPNELSGLLERKAALERELRELERRGFLERNPRVVQLRAQLSALEEQIARATDAALEALRNELEVARQKEAEARRARDLEQRRVQSASTDPRFLDQILQQAITSEIARELKQTLNRVELGGQLLRNNIALVDRAIPPRVPLNRQSPRVLLLGLLGGLVLGVGIVLAKDFMDPTIRDSEEIERLLERPVLGEIPHSARTEEFAWREAFHELWTNLKLFHRGLSAPAILITSSAMEEGKTAVACELARTAAALGARTVLVDLDLRRPDVHRRFPGLKRRGPQLGAVLIVDDEPAMRQLLAEGLVLLQRRGIGNGWTLGPLLMAKDGEEALAKVRDNEVAVAIVDIKLPGMDGTELLERIKGLSPQTEVVMITGHACLETAIEAVRQGAADYLTKPFDIDALREAVERALQKRVRRTFPPSPPEDNGIVAYLTGEAELSALICETDVPNLYVIPVGRPPQNPFLLLDRTILQELVRGLKAQFEWIVIDSPPLTAVSDPMVIASVVDGVLFVVRFNHTDRKVVRRAMQRLTRAGVHIWGVIFNAIRPEESRYERYYSRYEYHPREEGELRKPAWRQGVERIWAVRRKWRAGG, from the coding sequence TTGCCTGCACCTGGGGGCGTTGATACAATTCCCCCTGTGTCGGGAATGGAGAAGCTCGGCGAGAGCGTAGATTATCGCTATTATCTCGACCTCCTTCGTCGAGGCAAGTGGACGATTCTGGCATCGGCCCTGCTGTGTCTTGGTCTCGCCTTCCTCTCGGGATTTTTGCGGACGCCGCTCTATCAAGCGCAGGCAACGGTATCGGTCGAACTTCCTCCGGCGCCGGTTGACCCTACGCAAGCTCTGATGGCCCCACAGTACAATAGCTACTTCGACTACGAGTACTACTTTCAGACGCAGCTTCGCATTCTCTCCGGCAATACGCTAGCGCTGCGCGCCGCCGATGCGCTCGCGCGGTTGCCGCAGTATCAAGGGCGGCGGCGAGAGGAGCTAGCGGCGGAGCTTCAAGCTTCGGTCACGCCACGCCAGGTGGAGAACACGCGGATCATCGCCATCGCCGTGACGCGTGAATCGCCGGAGGAGGCGGCCTTGTGGGCGAACACAATCGCTGAAACATACATTGAGGCCAATCTCGAGGAGCGGAAGAAGAGCTTTCAGGAGACGATCGCCGCCTTGAAAGCTCTGCTCGAGCGAGCGGAAGCGAACCAGGCGCAAGTGATCGAGCGATTGCAACAGGTCGCTTGGGAGTTCGGCCTTGTCCCGACCGAGGCGACCGGAGGGAAAGTCGATACCAGTGCCCTAGAGGCGGCGACGCGGATTCTCTCAGAGGCGCAGCGGGAGCGACAGCAAGCTGAAGCGCGATATCAGCAGGCCTTGGCGGCGCGGGAGACTCCTCAACGTATCGCCGCTTTGCTCTCCGGTCCGAACGAACTCAGCGGACTTCTGGAGCGAAAGGCAGCACTAGAGCGGGAGCTGCGCGAATTGGAGCGAAGAGGATTCCTGGAACGGAACCCGCGCGTCGTTCAGCTCCGCGCGCAGTTGAGCGCGTTAGAGGAGCAGATCGCGCGAGCGACTGATGCCGCTTTGGAAGCACTCCGAAACGAGTTGGAGGTAGCCCGTCAAAAAGAGGCAGAGGCCCGACGCGCGCGCGATCTCGAGCAACGGCGCGTGCAAAGTGCCAGCACCGACCCACGGTTCCTCGATCAAATCCTACAGCAAGCGATCACTTCGGAAATCGCGCGTGAGCTGAAGCAGACGTTGAACCGCGTCGAGTTAGGGGGACAGCTCCTTCGCAATAACATCGCCCTCGTGGATCGCGCCATACCGCCGCGAGTCCCGCTCAATCGTCAAAGCCCGCGCGTCTTGCTGTTGGGGCTGCTCGGCGGACTCGTGCTCGGCGTGGGGATTGTGCTCGCCAAGGACTTCATGGATCCCACGATTCGAGATTCGGAGGAGATCGAGCGGCTTCTGGAACGGCCCGTGCTCGGAGAGATCCCCCATTCCGCCCGCACGGAGGAATTCGCTTGGCGCGAGGCCTTTCATGAGTTATGGACGAATCTCAAGCTTTTCCATCGCGGGCTCTCAGCGCCTGCGATTTTGATCACCAGCTCGGCGATGGAGGAGGGCAAGACGGCGGTCGCGTGCGAATTGGCGCGAACGGCAGCGGCGCTTGGCGCGCGCACGGTCCTTGTGGATTTGGACCTGCGTCGTCCGGATGTGCATCGTCGGTTCCCCGGACTCAAGCGTCGGGGACCCCAGCTTGGGGCCGTCTTGATCGTTGATGATGAGCCGGCGATGCGGCAGCTTCTCGCAGAAGGACTTGTGCTCCTTCAGCGTCGCGGGATCGGAAATGGATGGACGCTCGGCCCGCTTTTGATGGCGAAAGATGGAGAGGAAGCGCTGGCGAAAGTTCGCGACAATGAGGTCGCGGTTGCCATCGTGGACATCAAGTTGCCGGGGATGGATGGCACCGAGCTGCTGGAACGCATCAAGGGATTGAGCCCGCAGACGGAAGTCGTGATGATCACGGGACACGCGTGCTTGGAGACGGCCATCGAGGCCGTTCGTCAGGGGGCTGCCGATTATCTCACAAAGCCATTCGACATAGATGCCTTACGGGAAGCGGTCGAACGCGCGTTGCAGAAGCGCGTGCGACGAACTTTTCCGCCTTCGCCTCCGGAGGACAATGGGATCGTAGCTTATCTGACGGGCGAAGCCGAACTATCGGCGCTTATCTGCGAGACCGATGTGCCGAACCTGTATGTCATCCCTGTCGGTCGTCCTCCGCAAAACCCGTTCCTATTGCTCGATCGGACGATCTTGCAAGAGTTGGTCCGGGGACTTAAGGCGCAATTCGAGTGGATCGTCATTGATTCCCCACCGCTCACCGCGGTGAGCGATCCTATGGTGATCGCCTCCGTCGTGGATGGGGTCCTTTTCGTCGTTCGGTTCAATCACACGGATCGAAAGGTCGTACGGCGAGCCATGCAGCGGCTCACGCGGGCGGGCGTCCACATCTGGGGCGTGATCTTCAACGCCATTCGCCCAGAGGAGAGCCGATACGAGCGCTACTATTCCCGCTACGAGTATCATCCGCGCGAAGAAGGGGAATTGAGGAAGCCAGCGTGGCGTCAAGGGGTGGAGAGGATCTGGGCCGTTCGGCGAAAATGGCGCGCAGGGGGGTGA